The following is a genomic window from Moorella sp. Hama-1.
ACAACGGTGGCCTTTATGACCGGCCTGCGGGCCGCTTTCCTGGTAGGAGCGTTCCTGGCCGCTGCCGGCGCCCTGGCTTCCCTGGTTAGAAACGATAATGTGGCCGGATGAAGGATCTCCTTTATCACTACTGTCGCGCACCGGTTATTATCTGAGTGCTACCAGGGTATTGCCTGAGGGCTACCCGGTGTGGTAAAATAGGGGTGCTGCCGGGATGTAGCTCAGTTTGGCTAGAGCACCTGCTTTGGGAGCAGGGGGTCGCAGGTTCAAATCCTGTCATCCCGACCACTATCATCTGCCAACGTAGCTCAGCTGGTAGAGCAGCTGACTTGTAATCAGCAGGTCAGGGGTTCGAGTCCCCTCGTTGGCTCCAGTATTGGCAAGGTTTTGCGGGTTTGGGGGATAACCCCAAGAGGGCCATTTACTACAACTTTACTACAACCCGCAAAATATAACCGCCAGGGAGGGGGTGTCCCTGACGGTTAAGGTTTATAGCGTGAGTACTATAAAGCTCTACGTCCCTTCCACTATGGAAGGGACTTTTTCTTTAGGCTGGAGACAAAAAACCTGCCGCTACCAGGACGGGCTTTAGCCACACGGCTTCAAGGTGCAGCCAGGCTGTCGTAGTGCCATTACATGAGCACCTTAGAACCTATGGCTTTGCGTCCTCATCTTTCGGTGAGTTTGCCCTAAGTGCTTAATATTCGACTATACCCATATATTACCATGCCCGGGATTTAACGTTCCAGCGCTTGCGACCCTTAAAGTAAATCCCACAGGGCCGCCTCTAGGCCGGGGTAGCGGAAGGAATAGCCAGCCCGGAGGGTACGCTCCGCCAGCACCCGCTGGCCGGTGAGCAACATCTCTGCCATCTCCCCCAGGGCCAGCCGCAGCACGCCAGCCGGCAGGCGCAGGCGGGAAGGCCGCCCCAGCACCCGCCCCAGAATACGGGCCAGTTCCTCCATGCGCACGGGCTGGGGCGCGGTGACGTTAATCGGGCCGGCCAGCCCCTCTTCCTCCAGGGCCAGGCGGATTAGGCCCAGGGCGTCCTCCAGGTGCACCCAGGAAACCCACTGCCTGCCGGAGCCCAGCGGCCCGCCCAGGAAGAACCGGAAGGACCGGACCAGGCGGGGCAAGCTACCCCCCTCCCGGGCCAGGACGAGGCCAAAGCGCAAGATCACCACCCGCAGGCCCAGGTCTTCCGCCCGGCGGGCCTCCTCTTCCCAGGCACGACAGACCCGGGCCAGGAAGTCGTCTCCCGGGGCGTCTTCCTCCGTTACCTCCTCGTCGCCGCGGGGGCCGTAATAGCCCACGGCGGAGGCGTTGACCAGCACTTTCGGCCGCTCCCCAGCCCCGACCATGGCCAGCACCAGGTTCCGGGTGACTTCCTTACGGCTCTCCATAATCAGCTCTTTCCGGGCCGCGGTCCAGCGGCCGGCGCCGATGTTCTCCCCGGCCAGGTTGACTACCGCCTGCACCTCCTGGAGGACGGCTGCAGGCAGTTGCTCGCCACCGGGCCAGCGGACCACCTCTACGCCGTCGCCCAGCCTGGCTCGGGCTGCCTCCGGGCGGCGGGAAAGCACCACCGGCTGGTGCCCGTCCCTAAAAAGTGAAGTACATAGCGCGCTCCCGATAAGTCCCGTGCCGCCGGTAACCAGTACCCGCATCTCTCATCCACCTCGTATCACAGCCACCAAGTGCATCACTACCTCCACATTCCGGCAGGCTAAGTTTGTCAAGCAAGATCAGTGAATAACCTTAAAATGGCCTTTTACTTCCCAACGGTTAAAAGGGTAGCCTCCATGGCTTTTACCCCTCAAGTAAGATTAATCTACATATCCCCGTAAGACCTGCTGCGGCAGGCTTGCCGGTGATTTCTTCAGTAATAATATACCAGATTACATTGGGGCGATAAAGACAAAGCTGGTAACTCCGGGTTTCCGGTACCGAGCTCTGCCGGTGAAGCAAAAAGCAGGGATGCAAACCCTGCCCCGGCATTAGCCGGGACCAAACTCTGCTGCGTGATTTTCCTTCCCCGTTGCTCTGAAACCATCAAGCCCGCAGTATGTTAGTCGTAACGAGTACCTCGTTACCGAAAATATCCACCACCTGGACGGCAATAGTTCTTGGCTTTACCGGCAGTAAAAGGGCCGTGGCCCGCAGGGGCACGGTTTCATTTTTATTATAACCCTTCCAGGCCTGCCACCGGCTGTGGAAGCAACTGCCGTCGTAATCCCAATCCACGGCCCAGTAATCGATAAGGATGGAGAAGTCCTGCCGGGCGCGGGCCAGTAAGGTTTCCCAGCTGGCCTTTGCTTTACGGGAGTGATGGTTTTCTGCAGGTTCTGGCGGGGTATAGGCTTCCAGGCCGACGGTTATTTGCTCCAGGGTATCGCTTACCCGTATTACTTCGGGCCTGGTGAGACGCAAGGCTGGCTGGTGGGCATGGGTAAGGCAATCGCCCTCCGGGGCACCGGTAAGGAAGTCATTAATTGCCCCGGTTACTGGTCTTGCACCAAGGGTGTCAAGGGAATCGGTATTTGGTGATAGCCCGGGGTTGAGGTTCGTTGCCGGTTTAACCCTTTCGATGCTAAAGGGCCCGGCCCCGGCCGCTACCAGGCGCTTGCGGGTCACCTGGATTCCAGTGCGGCCGATCTCACACCCCAGCCAGCGCCGCCCCATTTCGGCGGCAACGACCAGGGTGGTGCCCGAGCCGCAGAAAAAGTCGGCTACCAGGTCCCCCGGGTTGGAGGAGGCCTTTATTATCCGCCGCAACAGGCTTTTGTTTTTCTGGGTGGCAAAGCCGCTTTTCTCATGGGAGAAGCTTTTGATCTGGATGGAATCCAGGCTCTCCTCCCCTTTCAATGCCAGTTCGAAGGGATTGGCGTTCCAGACGTCTTCGAGAGGATAGCCCTTTCCCGTAGCCTCCTGACGGTCACGGCGCCGGTAACCCGGCGGGTAGGGTAGATACTCCTTGTTAAAGGTAAACTTACCCGGGTTCTTGACATAAAAAAGCAGGTTATCATGGTTGCGCACCCAGTTACGCGCGGCGCTTTTATAGCCGGAAATCCAGCCGATGCGCCAGATAATCTCCCGCTGGAAGGAGTCCGGGCCGAAGATTTCATCCATCAGGACCTTGATGTAATGGCTGATGCTGGCATCCAGGTGGACATAGATGCTGCCATCGGGGGCCAACAGCCGGTACATCAACTGCAGGCGCGGGTAGAGCATATCCAGGTAGGCGTCCATGCCACCGCCCCAGGTATCTTGATAGGCCGGGCGTTCAATCACCTGGAGTTCCCCGCCGGCCTCGGTCCCCCCGGCAGTGATCCGGTGGGTATAATTGGCCTGGCTATAAAAAGGGGGATCAATGTAAATAAGGTTGATTTTACCTTCATACCCTTGTGCCAGGAGCCCCTGCATGGCCGGGAGATTATCACCGTGGAAAAGGCGATTTATTTCTCGAGTGTGCAGGGCTGCTTCTTCCGGTGAAAAAAGGGTTGGGTCCTGTCCGGGAATGACTACTTCATCGATCTGGAAGGCGACTGCCTTCGGGTGGGGTTCTCCTTCCGGTTTGGTTGCCCAGACCAAACGGGCGGAAGGATGCAATATACTCTGGGTAACCAATTACATTTCACCTTCTAATTAACTGCCTTCGGTGGCTGCCGTTTTCGCCTTTTTTACTTGGCTGTAACATGGAAAGCCTTAGATTCTACTCAATACCGGGGGCCAGGGACAGAGTTTATGCCTTGTCGTCCCTGACACTATTATAGCGCATTCAGGTGGCAAAGCTTACGAAAAGATTCAACCCGGCTGGATGAGCCGGGTTTGGCAGCTACTATGCCTGGCGCTTGCGGTGATTTTAGACGTCCTTCAGGCCGCTTTCCGGCCGCCGGCGGCCACGCGGGCCGGGTACCAGTTGGGGAACCAGGCCGTAAAAACTCCGGCCAGAACCAGGGGGAGGTAACGCAAAACAAGCCATAAGTTTTTTTGCTCAGGTATAAGGGCCATCCCCAGGGCCATAAGCGCCATGAACAGGAAAGCCTCGCCCCAGACGGCGGTAATAATAGCGTTGGTACGCAGAAAGAGGGGATTGGTGGCCAGGCCGGCGGGGTAATTCCAGCGGGAATAGGCTGCCGTCAGGGGCTCTTCTGTCGCCAGGGTAGCCAGCCAGGTGGCCCCCAGGAACAGGTTGCCGCTGAAATCGGCTGCTGTACCCGGCAGGTTTTGGCCGGCCAGGATCAACAAGCCGGTCACCAGGAAATAGACGGCGGTGACACTATCCATCCATGTGGGACGGTTATAAAGCCGGCGGTAGAGCCAGATAGCCAGGGCCAAAAGGGCCGGCGCCACCCAGCTGGAAAATGGGTTCAGGTGCAGGCCGGTTCCCAGCCAGTTTAGGGTCCAGGGCAGAAAGGCCACCGAAAGCCAGGCCATGCCGGGTAGGGGGAGGGGTCCAGCCGGGCGTGCCGGGGCCGGGGCCGCTGCGCCTGTTGCCGGGCCGGAAAACAGCTCGTTCATCCGCATCATCAGGCCGAAATCGCCGGTGACCCGGTAAAGGCCCTGCATCAAGGCCGCGGCCCCGTCCAGTTCCCCCCTGGCGATCCTCAGCCAGACATCAGCGGGGGCGTTGATGGTAGTCGTCGCCTCTACCGACCGGCCCTCAAAGGCCTTACAGCTGCCGCCTGCGATAACTAAATGGTAATCGCCGCCGCCTTCGCCACTTAAACTGATCTGCAATACGGCCTTCAGGTTACCGGCGGCGGCCGGGTTAAAGGCGGCCGGCATCCCCAGGACGGCTTCCCGGCAGGTACGCGGCAGCACTCCGGCATCAGGCTCTCCTCCCGGACGGGTGGGGTTGGTCGCCGTTGGGGGCTGTTTATTTTTGGTAGTAACGTTTTCGTCCGCCAGGGGAGCAACAGGGATTGCGCCGGGAGCATCGTTTTTTTCTTCTGCCGTCGTTTCTGCCGCTCCTAGCGGATTTCCTTCTTTTATCTGGCTGTCCCAGTAAGCATTGGCCATCTGGAGGTACATTTCCACGGGCACCAGTTCCTGTGCCAGGGTGGCGGCAGTTTCCGTGCTTAAATGCCCCTGTTCGACTATTTCCTTTCCTGCCCGGTGCAGGGCTGCCAGGTACCAGTCGAAGGCTGGGCCGCCGTGGCGCAGGATCTCCCCCCCGGCGCACAGGATGCTGGCCAGTAGCCTTTCCGGACGATCCTTGGTCAACTGGCGCATATGCTCCTCCAGGGCGGAAAAATGCCTCCGATCCGGGAAACCACAGTTAGCAATCAGAACCATACCGGAGTTAAAATCACCCTCCCGGCCGGGATGGGTGTAATGGTCACCATTTTTAATGATATGGGGATCAGCCAGGGGCAGGGTGCGCTCCAACAACCGCTTTAATCGCGCTGTCATGCCGTAATGGTATAAGGGTGTACCCAGGACCAGGATATCAGCTGCTTTGATCTTTGCCAGTACCTCTAGCATGTCATCACGAAAGACGCAACGGCCTGGAGTACTTGTCCAGCAGGTAAAACAACCGCGACAATCGTTAATCTTTAAATCGGTAACGTAAATAGTCTCGGTAGTGGCTCCCGCCTCGCGGGCCCCGGCCAGGAAGGGTTGCAGCAAGCGTTCGGTGTTGCTTTCCCGGCCCCGGGGGCTGCCGTTAATTGCCAGCAGGTTAGACATGAAGTCGTACCTTTCCTTTCATTAAATTTGCTGTTATATTTTAACATAGTAGCTGGAGATTAAAAACCATTTTAGCAAATTTAATGATATATTAATAAATTATTTACCGCAATTTAACACGCGGAAGCTGTTCATAAACGGTAGTTACGTCCCATTGGGAAATTGGGGGCTCCCCCCTGGATTCTTCTCTTTCCCTCCTTTACTTTTATTTTCCGGCCAGGTAGGTACCCAGAAGAACGATGATACCGCCGGCAATGGTATAAAGCCCGGGTGTTTCCCCGAGAAAAACAGCGGCCATAACGGCGGCTATAACCGGTAACAGGTACAGGTAAACCCCGGCAGTGACGGCAGCTACCCTGGTGAGGACGGTGTTCCAGATTAGATAGGCCAGGGCGGAAGCCAGGAGACCCAGGTACAGGATACTGAGCCAGCCGGATAAGTTAATGGCTGACCAATTAACAGGGAACTCCAGGAGGGCCAGGGGAAAGAGAAAAATGGTACCGGCTATTGTCGATGATGTCAGGACAGTAACCGGCTGATAGCGGTTAAGGAGACGTTTCAGGCTGATGCTGTAAACAGCCCAGGAGAGGCCTGTGAGGAGAACCAGGAGGTCGCCATACAACCGGGCCGGATTTAAGGCCAGCCCGTCCAGGGAGCCTTTGGTGGCTACCTGGGCCGAGCCGCAAAAGGCCATGATAATACCGCCTACCTGGCGCCGGGATACCTTTTCCCCCAGGAACAGCCAGGCCAGCAAGGCGATAAACACCGGCGCCATGGCGGCCAGGATGGCAGCATCAGTGGCCCCGGCAGACTTTAATCCCTGGTTTTGCAGGAAATTATACAGGGTAACACCAGTCAAACCAGTCAGGGCTACCAACGGCCAATCCTGCCGCTTTACAAAGGGCTGGCGCCGCCCAAGGAGGTAGAACCCCAGCACCAGGCCGGCTACCAGGAAACGTAAGAAAGCCAGGGTATTGGGGGGCACTTGCATAAGGACGTTCTTAATATTGATAAAGGTACTGGCCCAGATAGTTGTTGTAAGAAGCAAGGCCAGGTGGTCCTTGATTGACGTTGTTGAGGTTTTGGGATCAGGTAAAGGTAAAGACAAGTGATATCCCCCTTCGCTAAGCAGAGATATTATAACCCTTTCTGTTGCTTGGCGCTACCTGAAAAATGATTACAAAAAACCCGGCCGGCGCCGGGTTAAAGAAAGTATTTCATGGAAGTAAAATAGATTTTCTTATGGCAATCTATCACGTTCAATCTTGCGGCACTAAACCAGTTGCCTTTCTGTATAAATTTGTGCTACCTTCTTCCTGGGATTTTCTATAGGAGGGATTTTGTTTTGCCTTTGGTAAGAGCACATTTCTGGGTGAAGGGGTATGTTCAAGGGGTGGGTTTTCGCTATTTTGTCCTGCGCCAGGCGGCGGCTTGGCAGCTGAACGGGTGGGTGCGCAACCGTTATAACGGCAGTGTTGAGGGCGTGGTCGAAGGACCTGAGGGGCAGGTGAAGGAATTCCTGGATAGCTGCCGGCAGGGGCCGGCCTGGGCGGAGGTCCAGGAATTGCAGGTCCAGTATGAGGAGCCCCGGGGCGAGACGACCTTCAGGATACGGGATTCAGTATAACTTGGACGCCTAACTTTCTCCCCTGTTGTCAATTTCCTGACACGTTGCGGTGGAGTCTTACACGGCGGCAGGGCCATCTGGATGCTGGTTACGTGGCGGCCAGGAGCCATGAACTTGCCGGTCCGGTTTTTAGCCAATATGGCTGGGAGCGGCCGCCGGCAGTCAATTGTTTTTGGGAGGAAAAATATCGGCAGCACCACATGGCCGTGTAGCAGCGGCCATCAGGGTAAGCTTTAAACCTGGAGATCGGTACATAAAGCAACTCCTGCCACCGGGAGCTTGAACTGTAAAGAATAAAGAGGGCCTCTTATTTCCGCAACAGCAGGGGGCCGTGCTTGAGCCAGATAATCGCCGCCAACCCCAGGCCAAAGACCAGATACCAACCCGGGCCTTCGCGGAACCCAAAATAAAAGGGTAACATACTGAAGGTCAGGACGGTGGCCAGGTCGCTGTTACGGGTAAGGAGTACTAACAGGCCCAGAACTATGACGGCCGGCAAAACAACTGGTGGGTACAGGGCCAGGGCTACCCCCAGGCTGGTGGCCAGCCCCTTGCCCCCTTGAAACCGCCAGTAGACAGGCCAGTTATGCCCGGCTACCGCCGCCAGGGCCATGGTGACGGCCAGTTCCACCCCACCCCCTTTCAGACCCAGGAAGACCACGAGAAAACCCTTGACTGCATCCCAGACAAAGGTCATGATTCCCGCGGCTATGCTCAGGTTACGGAGCACATTCGTGGTGCCGGCATTGCCGCTACCCACCTGGCGGACATCGGTATCATACAATACTTTACTGATAAAATGCCCACCGGCTAGAGAACCCACCGCGTAGGCCATAAAGATACCTGTCAAGACAACTGGCCAGGACAACACGTGTTGCTCACCTTTTTAAGATTAAATATTACTTTATGAGCAATAGTAGCAAAAAACGGAGGAGAAGCGGCGATGGTCCGGGGATGGTCCGGTTAATTTCTTAAGCCTGGTTTAACCTCGCCGATAAACTGGTATAAGGCGCCTCTACTAAAATGGTTAAAAACGGGTTGGTAGCATTCACCTTCGCCTTGGGTCAAGCATAGCTGATGAGCGAAGAAAGGTCAAGAGCGTATGCGCATAGCCAGTGCTGACGCCTGAGCCTGCAAATAATGCCAGGCACAGGAGGGGCCAGGAAATTCAGGAACGTCACGTCTTAAAGTCACGGCTTAAAGCAGATCTTTAGATGCGTCGTGCCGGCGGGAGTAGTGTAAATGATCTGCTAGCGCGTTTTAGATTGGATTGATGAGGGGGTTAGCATCCGCGGCGGCCGGAGCATAGGATGAGGTAACGGCAGGAACGAAAGGGGGGAATTTTTAATGGAAGATCTCAGCCGTTTCTTCACTGTTATTGGCGCGGTCTTCGCTGCCGCCAAGGGAATTACCGACCAGTTTAAGGCCCGCTGGCCCTGGCTGGGGGAACCTCTGGATAATCCGCAGGCAGAAAAAAAGCGGGAACTGCGGGTAATTATATTTAACGCCACAGTCGCCGCCATACTGGCCGGGCTGGCCTCCATCGACGTCTTCGCCCTTCTGGGGCTGAATGCCTTTGCCGGATTAAAGGCCTCTTTCCCTGCCCTTTACCTCATAATTAATATGGTGGCCGTGGGTTTGATGTCGACCTTCGGCAGCCCCTTCCTCCACGAGATCCTTTCTATCCTCATCGAGTTTAAAGAGAATATTCGCCTGCATAACCAGCAGGCCACCTTGCAACTCTTGCCGGTAAAGAAAAGAGAACCGGTCGTTAGGGAGAAATAGCCTGCTTGGTCGGTAATGAGGATAGAGCTAATGCCCTTTAAATAGCTACCTTCGATCTTGTGCGATAAGGAATCAGTTCCAGCAATTCCTCTTTGCTTTTCGGGACTGGCGCCCCTGCCGGCAGCCAGCCTTTATTTTGCAGGTCGTCGTAAACCTCCAGCAACCATGGCCGGGCCAGGTCGGCCTCCTCCAGGAGCTTATTGTTGCTAAAGACATCATCTGGTATACCCGCACCGATGACCTGACCCCGGGCCAGGACGTAAATATAATCGGCCCAGCTGTAGGCCACATCCACATCATGGGTGGAGAGAATAATCGTTTTGCCCTGCCGGCTGAGACCCTCTAGTAAAGAAATCACTTCCCGGGTGGACCGCGGATCTAGGTAAGCCGTAGGCTCGTCGAAAATTATCACCCGGGGTTCCATGGCCAGAACGCTGGCGATGGCTACCCGCTTTTTCTGTCCGTAGCTTAAAAAATGAGTCGGTTTATCCCGGAGGTCGGTGATGCCAGTGGCCGTCATGGCGGTATCCACCCTTTGCTCTACCTCTTCCCGGCCCAGGCCCAGGTTTAGCGGTCCGAAGGATATCTCCTGGCGGACGCTGGCGGAAAAGAGCATACTGTCGGGGTCTTGAAAGACGAAGCCTACCTGCTGGCGTAACCAAGTCAGGGCTTGGTGGCTATAATTAACCCTGGCTCCGGCGAAGTAGATGCAGCCTTCCCGGGGTTTCAGGATGCCGTTAAAATGCAGGAAAAGGGTCGACTTCCCGGCCCCGTTGGGTCCCAGGACGGCAATTTTTTGGCCCTCCTGGATACTTAAAGAAACCTGGTGCAGGGCCCGAGTGCCATCAGGGTAAGTAAAGGAAACTCTGTCTGCTTCTAACATGGCGGTCAAAGAAGCCACCTCCGGCATAGACTTGAAAAATACATCTTTAGGGTCCGTTCAAGGTTTAATCTGCCCCGATCCTCCCCCACCCCAAAAAGCGTCGGGATAAGCAAGCCTACACCCAGTGCACATGGGCGGATTTAGCGGTTTCCCCATCAGGTAATCAGTACCAGGATAAGCAAAGCCAGGTCCAGGACGGCGGCCAGTCCGAAAAAGGGCCAGGAAAAGGGATAGCTAACTTCCAGCACCCGTAACTCCTCGCTATAACCTCGAGCCGTCAGGGCGGTGAACAGCTCCTGGGAACGGCGGTAGGCCTTGAGGAAAAGGTTGGTCGCCAGTTGGCCCAGGGAGTAAAAGGAGGTGCGCAGGGAAACATAGCCCAGGCGCGAGGTCTGGGCTATATAAATATCATCGACGGTAGCCAGAAGGACAAAGATAAAGCGGTAGGTAAGGCTGATTAAATCCACCAGCAGGGTAGGCACGCGGACCTGCCGGAGGAAAGCCAGGAAATCTACCACCGGGGTCGTCAAGGAAAGGAAATAAAGACAGGTAACAGCCCCCAGGGATTTGAGAAAGATCTTCCCCGCCAGGTTGATACCGTCGGGGGTGACGCCCA
Proteins encoded in this region:
- a CDS encoding TIGR01777 family oxidoreductase; the encoded protein is MRVLVTGGTGLIGSALCTSLFRDGHQPVVLSRRPEAARARLGDGVEVVRWPGGEQLPAAVLQEVQAVVNLAGENIGAGRWTAARKELIMESRKEVTRNLVLAMVGAGERPKVLVNASAVGYYGPRGDEEVTEEDAPGDDFLARVCRAWEEEARRAEDLGLRVVILRFGLVLAREGGSLPRLVRSFRFFLGGPLGSGRQWVSWVHLEDALGLIRLALEEEGLAGPINVTAPQPVRMEELARILGRVLGRPSRLRLPAGVLRLALGEMAEMLLTGQRVLAERTLRAGYSFRYPGLEAALWDLL
- a CDS encoding DNA methyltransferase, whose protein sequence is MVTQSILHPSARLVWATKPEGEPHPKAVAFQIDEVVIPGQDPTLFSPEEAALHTREINRLFHGDNLPAMQGLLAQGYEGKINLIYIDPPFYSQANYTHRITAGGTEAGGELQVIERPAYQDTWGGGMDAYLDMLYPRLQLMYRLLAPDGSIYVHLDASISHYIKVLMDEIFGPDSFQREIIWRIGWISGYKSAARNWVRNHDNLLFYVKNPGKFTFNKEYLPYPPGYRRRDRQEATGKGYPLEDVWNANPFELALKGEESLDSIQIKSFSHEKSGFATQKNKSLLRRIIKASSNPGDLVADFFCGSGTTLVVAAEMGRRWLGCEIGRTGIQVTRKRLVAAGAGPFSIERVKPATNLNPGLSPNTDSLDTLGARPVTGAINDFLTGAPEGDCLTHAHQPALRLTRPEVIRVSDTLEQITVGLEAYTPPEPAENHHSRKAKASWETLLARARQDFSILIDYWAVDWDYDGSCFHSRWQAWKGYNKNETVPLRATALLLPVKPRTIAVQVVDIFGNEVLVTTNILRA
- a CDS encoding NAD(P)H-dependent oxidoreductase: MSNLLAINGSPRGRESNTERLLQPFLAGAREAGATTETIYVTDLKINDCRGCFTCWTSTPGRCVFRDDMLEVLAKIKAADILVLGTPLYHYGMTARLKRLLERTLPLADPHIIKNGDHYTHPGREGDFNSGMVLIANCGFPDRRHFSALEEHMRQLTKDRPERLLASILCAGGEILRHGGPAFDWYLAALHRAGKEIVEQGHLSTETAATLAQELVPVEMYLQMANAYWDSQIKEGNPLGAAETTAEEKNDAPGAIPVAPLADENVTTKNKQPPTATNPTRPGGEPDAGVLPRTCREAVLGMPAAFNPAAAGNLKAVLQISLSGEGGGDYHLVIAGGSCKAFEGRSVEATTTINAPADVWLRIARGELDGAAALMQGLYRVTGDFGLMMRMNELFSGPATGAAAPAPARPAGPLPLPGMAWLSVAFLPWTLNWLGTGLHLNPFSSWVAPALLALAIWLYRRLYNRPTWMDSVTAVYFLVTGLLILAGQNLPGTAADFSGNLFLGATWLATLATEEPLTAAYSRWNYPAGLATNPLFLRTNAIITAVWGEAFLFMALMALGMALIPEQKNLWLVLRYLPLVLAGVFTAWFPNWYPARVAAGGRKAA
- a CDS encoding DMT family transporter, with the translated sequence MSLPLPDPKTSTTSIKDHLALLLTTTIWASTFINIKNVLMQVPPNTLAFLRFLVAGLVLGFYLLGRRQPFVKRQDWPLVALTGLTGVTLYNFLQNQGLKSAGATDAAILAAMAPVFIALLAWLFLGEKVSRRQVGGIIMAFCGSAQVATKGSLDGLALNPARLYGDLLVLLTGLSWAVYSISLKRLLNRYQPVTVLTSSTIAGTIFLFPLALLEFPVNWSAINLSGWLSILYLGLLASALAYLIWNTVLTRVAAVTAGVYLYLLPVIAAVMAAVFLGETPGLYTIAGGIIVLLGTYLAGK
- a CDS encoding acylphosphatase, whose translation is MPLVRAHFWVKGYVQGVGFRYFVLRQAAAWQLNGWVRNRYNGSVEGVVEGPEGQVKEFLDSCRQGPAWAEVQELQVQYEEPRGETTFRIRDSV
- a CDS encoding glycerol-3-phosphate acyltransferase; this encodes MLSWPVVLTGIFMAYAVGSLAGGHFISKVLYDTDVRQVGSGNAGTTNVLRNLSIAAGIMTFVWDAVKGFLVVFLGLKGGGVELAVTMALAAVAGHNWPVYWRFQGGKGLATSLGVALALYPPVVLPAVIVLGLLVLLTRNSDLATVLTFSMLPFYFGFREGPGWYLVFGLGLAAIIWLKHGPLLLRK
- a CDS encoding energy-coupling factor ABC transporter ATP-binding protein, with protein sequence MLEADRVSFTYPDGTRALHQVSLSIQEGQKIAVLGPNGAGKSTLFLHFNGILKPREGCIYFAGARVNYSHQALTWLRQQVGFVFQDPDSMLFSASVRQEISFGPLNLGLGREEVEQRVDTAMTATGITDLRDKPTHFLSYGQKKRVAIASVLAMEPRVIIFDEPTAYLDPRSTREVISLLEGLSRQGKTIILSTHDVDVAYSWADYIYVLARGQVIGAGIPDDVFSNNKLLEEADLARPWLLEVYDDLQNKGWLPAGAPVPKSKEELLELIPYRTRSKVAI
- the cbiQ gene encoding cobalt ECF transporter T component CbiQ, whose product is MFSIDQYAYSNRLKGIHPGEKIAFALATLLIALVAPRPLTPAVITILMAGVTIGAAGIPVRFYLQLILVPFSFLIAGVAMVALTITNQPQAGLKGITLLGWTLGVTPDGINLAGKIFLKSLGAVTCLYFLSLTTPVVDFLAFLRQVRVPTLLVDLISLTYRFIFVLLATVDDIYIAQTSRLGYVSLRTSFYSLGQLATNLFLKAYRRSQELFTALTARGYSEELRVLEVSYPFSWPFFGLAAVLDLALLILVLIT